A window of Desulfuromonas soudanensis genomic DNA:
CTGCCGCGGGCCATGTAGGGGAATTCGGTGCGGTAGAGGCCGACCCCTTCAGCGCCGTTGCGCAGAGCCACCGCCACGTCGGAGACCAGGCCGATGTTGGCCCGCAGCACCACCCGTTCGCCGTCGCTGGTGGCGGCGACGGTGTCGCGGAATTCCTCGAGGCGGCTCAGTTCGCGGTCGCAGTCGGCCTCGAGCCGGCGGTATTCTTCCACCACGGTCGGCGGCGGATTGATGTACAGGCACCCCGAGTTGGCGTCGAGGATCAGGGGCGCATCGGGGGCGAGCCGTTTGAAGACCCCCTTGACCCCGACGAGAGCCGGGATGCCCATCGCCTTGGCCATGATCACGGCGTGGGAGTTTTTCTCTCCGGCTTCGGTGACGATGCCGAGGATCTGCTCGTGGTCGAGGGAGGCCATCTCCGAAGGGAGGAGTTCCCGGGCGACGAGGATCCCCGGGGTCTTGAGGTGCAGCAGGTGCTCCCCCTGGCCGACGAGGTTGGCGAGGAGGCGGCGGCCGATGTCTTCCATGTCCGCCGCCCGCTCTCGCAGGTAGGGGTCCTCCATGCGGGCGAAGGCCTCGATGTAGTCGTCGACCACCTTCTTCAGGGCGTAGGGAGCGCTGTGGCCGCCGGAGATTTCCCGGCGCACCTTGTCGAGGAAACCGCGGTCCTCGAGGATCATCAGATGGGTGTGAAAGATCGAGGCGTCGTCCTGGGAGAGGCGCTCGGCGACCCGTTTTTCCAGGAAGATCGTCTGGATGCGGGTCTTCTCCAGGGCCCCCTCGAGGCGCTGCATTTCCCTCTCCACCTCGACGTGCTCCTCGTCGAGGATGTCGGAAAAGCCGAGGCGCTCGTCCAGGAGGTGAGCCGGGCCCGAGACGACGCCGGGATAGGCGACCGTCCCCCGCAGAGCCGTTTCCCCCGAGTCCTGCAGGGCCGTTTCCCTGCTCAGGAGCGATTTGCGGGTGTGTTCGAGTTCGCGGGCGAAGCGGCTGCTCTCCTCCTCCTTGAGGCGGATCGAGTCGAGGAGGCGGGCGTTGATGACGATGGAGGAGATCTGGAAGGCGATGGTCGACAGGGCGCTGATTTCGGCCGGGCTGAAGAGGCGCGTCTCCTTGGTCTGCAGGACGATGACCCCCAGGGGGTGCTTGCGGTCGAAGAGAGGGATGCCGAGAAAGGAGTGGAAACGTTCCTCCCCCGTTTCCTTGAAGTAGCGGTAGCGGGGGTGGCTCTGGGGTTCCTGGATCGTCACCGCGTGGCGCTCCTGGGCCGCCATGCCGGTGAGACCCTCGCCGATCTGCAGCGTGACCTTGCCGATCGCCCGGCGGGAGAGACCCTTGCTGGCCCGCAGGCGCAGGGTGCAGTCATCCTCGTCGAGGAGATAGATGGAGCAGACCTCGGTTCGCATCCGTTTGGCGACCAGGGTGACGATGTTTTTCAGGGTGTCGTCGAGGTCGTGGGACTGGAGGATGAGGGCGCTGATGTCCTCCAGGGTGGTGACGCCGAGCCTTTCTGTCGGGCGGGTGGCCATGGTCGTCCTTTGGTCCGTTTGCAGGAGATGGCGCCGGGGGAGGGGGCAAGGGGGAGCCCGGTAGAAAACGCTGATCATAATAGCGAAACGGCAGGGGATTTGCGACAGAAAAAAAAACGCCGCCCGGGGGGAGAGAGGTCCCAGGGCGACGTAAAGGGGGCAGGATTCCGGTCGGGTTGGAACTGCTTTAATCCCCACATAGACTGATGAGGATTAAAGCAAGGGGTGTGCCAGAAATGACAGGCGCGGCAACGGGGAGAAAGACGGGGTTTTATCGACCTTCGGCAAGAGGATCCCCTTCTCGCCGTGCCAATTCTGGCACAGGGGGTGGAAGTGGTCTGGCCATTTAACTGGAAATTACGGCAGAAAACCGCCTCCGGGTTGCCGTGCCAGATTTGACACAACGGTGGACGACGATGTGTGCCGCAGCTGGCGCATCAGGGGGTCT
This region includes:
- the ptsP gene encoding phosphoenolpyruvate--protein phosphotransferase — translated: MATRPTERLGVTTLEDISALILQSHDLDDTLKNIVTLVAKRMRTEVCSIYLLDEDDCTLRLRASKGLSRRAIGKVTLQIGEGLTGMAAQERHAVTIQEPQSHPRYRYFKETGEERFHSFLGIPLFDRKHPLGVIVLQTKETRLFSPAEISALSTIAFQISSIVINARLLDSIRLKEEESSRFARELEHTRKSLLSRETALQDSGETALRGTVAYPGVVSGPAHLLDERLGFSDILDEEHVEVEREMQRLEGALEKTRIQTIFLEKRVAERLSQDDASIFHTHLMILEDRGFLDKVRREISGGHSAPYALKKVVDDYIEAFARMEDPYLRERAADMEDIGRRLLANLVGQGEHLLHLKTPGILVARELLPSEMASLDHEQILGIVTEAGEKNSHAVIMAKAMGIPALVGVKGVFKRLAPDAPLILDANSGCLYINPPPTVVEEYRRLEADCDRELSRLEEFRDTVAATSDGERVVLRANIGLVSDVAVALRNGAEGVGLYRTEFPYMARGSFPDRDDQYQLYRKVIEGFAGQPVTIRTLDIGGDKVLPYFTPPREDNPFMGWRSVRVSLDNRDIFRTQLEAILMAGVHGPVKLLFPMISGLEEVRACKLVLAEARANLAREGIAAAERLPLGVMIEVPAAVQMAPQLAREVDFFALGTNDLIQYMLAADRNNPLVNKYYDPLHPAILRVLHEVAEVANREGKGLCLCGEMGSDPINFLVLLGMGIREFSMPAPFIPRTKALLARLPLKVARKAAREALTLVDSISIRAHLAKVLSSLDRDL